CGTTTGTAATCTTATCGGTGGAAACCTCGAGCAGGATTTCTCCCTGTTCCACCCTTTCCCCTTCTGCCTTATACCACTTTGAAACCGTTCCCTCTGTCATGGTCAGTCCGAGTTTCGGCATTGTCACCAATTGAGCCATTAGATCTAAACCTCCTCGTAGATTAAAAGATATCCGGCAAAATAGTTGTTAATTGAGGAATATACGTAATTAACATTAGAATCAATAACCCCGCTAAAAAGAAAGGTATTGCGGATGCCACTGTCCTTTCGATCCTTTGTTCGGCTATATCATTTCCTATTAATATGGCGGCTCCAACCGGCGGTGTTAATAATCCAAGACACAGATTGAACACCATAATTATTCCGAATTGTAGCGGTGTAACTCCTAATTTTGTGACTAGCGGAACCAGCACGGGTGTTAAGATTACTATTGCTGCATTCGCCTCCATAAGCATACCAACTATCAGTAGTATCAAGTTAATCAATGTTAGGACGATAAACTTATTACTGGTCAAACTCAAAATCAAACTGGATATCTGCTCTGATAAATGGGATGTAACGACTATCCAGCTGGAAACCTTAGAAGTAGCCAGTATAATCATAATAGTTGCAGTACCAATCGCAGAGTCGGTTAGAACTTTATACAAATTGTCGAAATTCAAACCTTTATATATAAAAGCTCCCACCACAAGGCCGTAGATAACTGCAATAACAGATGCTTCTGTGGGCGTGAAAACACCACCAAAAATTCCTCCCAAAATTACAACAGGCATTAAAAGACCCCACATCCCTTTCTGAGCAGTTATTAAGATTTGCTTCATCGTTGCCTTCTCATGTTTCGGAAACTGTTTCTTTTTTGAAATCATATAAGATACAATACACAAGACAATTCCCAGCAATACCCCGGGGATTACGGCACCGAGAAACAAATCACTTATAGACATGGACAATGCAGCACCATATACTATGAGTGGGATGCTGGGAGGAATGATTGGCCCACATACTGATGCTGAAGCTGCAAGTGCTCCTGCAAAGGATGAGCTATAGCCTTCTTTTTTCATGGCCGGTATTGTGAGTCCTCCTATCGCTGAAACTGTTGCTACCGCCGAACCTGAGATGGCAGCAAAAAACATTGATGCAACAACAGTGACCATAGCAAGGCTCCCCGTAACCCAACCGATTATAGAATTGCAAAAATCTATTATCCTCTTATTTATACCACCTTCATTCATTAGATTACCTGCCAGTATAAAAAAGGGGATTGCCATTATAGGGAAAGAATCAATTCCGGTAAAAAACTTTTGCGGAATTACTATCAGAGGGAGATTCCCTTCATAGAGAAGAGCCAGCATGGATGATATCCCCAGAACATAACCTATTGGCACTCCAAGTATTGTAAACACAACTATCCCAAGAATTAGAACACCGGACATATCCTGTTCAGCCTCCTTTCAGATGACCCCGTAAGTATAACCCAATAGTTCGCTACATAAATTATAATTATCCTTCTCTTCATAGTAATGCTATTCTCCATCTGGCATCACTTAGTTTGTAGACAATTTTAGTTCATAAAGCATTTAAAGATATTAATTGTTTGCTATCTCCTTTTTCGGAAAAAGCTTGCAGAAAATGTCCTCCAGTGCATATACCAGCATAAGTATACTTCCAACCGGTATTGCCAGATATGCCCATGACATAGGAATTCTAAGTCCAGTCGATTTTTGTTTTTGAGTCATAGCTGCAAGGTTAAAACCATATCTAATGAGAACAAACAAAAATGCAATTATTAATGAGTAAAGCAAAAGTTGTATAATTTTTTTTAAGTATGGAGGAAATTTATCAATAAAAAACTCAATATTCATATGCTTGTTTCTTCGTGCAGCAACGGCCGAGCCTAATAAAACCAGCCATACAAATGTATACCTAGCTAATTCTTCCGACCAAGCATTGGCTGAACTAAAAAGGTATCTTAATATAACCTGCAGAAATATAGATGCAACCATTACGGTAAATAACAATGCCATTAACGCAAGTGAGATCTTTTCTGTCCAGTCCAGAAGTCTTTTCACCCTGTTAATCATATCTCTTACACACCTCCAAAGATAACCAGTAGTAATGGAATGTTAATACATTCCATTACTACCGGTAACGCGGCTTTACTATTTGACGGCCCTTATTGCATCTGCAATCTCTTTGAGCTCAGGAAACTCTTTATCAACAATATCTTTAACCTTTTCTTCAAAGCTGCTTATATCCGGCTTTATAACCTCTACACCCTTTTCCTTAAACTTTTCAATAAAGTCTTCTTCTTGAGTCAATATAAGCTGAGTTCCCCATTTTCCAGCCTCGGTTGCCGCTTCACTGACAGCCTTCTGAATATCTTCAGGCAGACCTTCGAAGAATTCTTTATTGAATATAAAGAGGTCGCTACTATACACGTGTTTGGTCTCTATCAGATAAGGGCATACTTCATAAAACGCTGATGAATATGAGAGGGACAATGGGTTTTCCTGAGCGTCCACCGTTCCCTGTTGTAATCCTGTGTATACCTCAGTAAAAGCCATGGGGGTAGGAGTTGATCCCAGCATTTCCCATGTTTTTAGGTATACTGCAATCGGAGGTACACGTATTTTCAATCCTTTTACATCTTCAGCAGATTCTATTTTTTTCTTACTTGTAACATATCTGGCACCGCGATGACTGGGGCCAATAAGTTTAAATCCACCTTGATCCCCTATCTTATCAAGCAGCTCCTGCCCGATCTCACTATACCAAACTTTTTGGAAATGGTCCTCATCTCTGTATAAGAATGGCACAGCGTCTATGTTTGCCAGACTCGCATAAGCTTCTATGGTGCCGATGCTTTCCATAACAACTTGTACAATCCCCGGCTCAAGACCTTCAATGGTGTCTCTCCAGTCCCCAAGGGTACC
This sequence is a window from Bacillota bacterium. Protein-coding genes within it:
- a CDS encoding 2-oxo acid dehydrogenase subunit E2, which produces MAQLVTMPKLGLTMTEGTVSKWYKAEGERVEQGEILLEVSTDKITN
- a CDS encoding TRAP transporter substrate-binding protein encodes the protein MKVKKRGLMAILIALILLTTVLTGCDSKTDTNDANQNADKEKSMVFKLANVSAVGDTRDQICHKFAELVEQKTSGKVKVEVYSGGTLGDWRDTIEGLEPGIVQVVMESIGTIEAYASLANIDAVPFLYRDEDHFQKVWYSEIGQELLDKIGDQGGFKLIGPSHRGARYVTSKKKIESAEDVKGLKIRVPPIAVYLKTWEMLGSTPTPMAFTEVYTGLQQGTVDAQENPLSLSYSSAFYEVCPYLIETKHVYSSDLFIFNKEFFEGLPEDIQKAVSEAATEAGKWGTQLILTQEEDFIEKFKEKGVEVIKPDISSFEEKVKDIVDKEFPELKEIADAIRAVK
- a CDS encoding TRAP transporter small permease, whose protein sequence is MINRVKRLLDWTEKISLALMALLFTVMVASIFLQVILRYLFSSANAWSEELARYTFVWLVLLGSAVAARRNKHMNIEFFIDKFPPYLKKIIQLLLYSLIIAFLFVLIRYGFNLAAMTQKQKSTGLRIPMSWAYLAIPVGSILMLVYALEDIFCKLFPKKEIANN
- a CDS encoding TRAP transporter large permease, which produces MSGVLILGIVVFTILGVPIGYVLGISSMLALLYEGNLPLIVIPQKFFTGIDSFPIMAIPFFILAGNLMNEGGINKRIIDFCNSIIGWVTGSLAMVTVVASMFFAAISGSAVATVSAIGGLTIPAMKKEGYSSSFAGALAASASVCGPIIPPSIPLIVYGAALSMSISDLFLGAVIPGVLLGIVLCIVSYMISKKKQFPKHEKATMKQILITAQKGMWGLLMPVVILGGIFGGVFTPTEASVIAVIYGLVVGAFIYKGLNFDNLYKVLTDSAIGTATIMIILATSKVSSWIVVTSHLSEQISSLILSLTSNKFIVLTLINLILLIVGMLMEANAAIVILTPVLVPLVTKLGVTPLQFGIIMVFNLCLGLLTPPVGAAILIGNDIAEQRIERTVASAIPFFLAGLLILMLITYIPQLTTILPDIF